Proteins found in one Scylla paramamosain isolate STU-SP2022 unplaced genomic scaffold, ASM3559412v1 Contig98, whole genome shotgun sequence genomic segment:
- the LOC135099013 gene encoding cadherin-23-like — protein MTVLVIEPWQEEVTLPWIFRVRETGRRHKIDPDTGVITVASALNREERSTFNLLIEAWDNYQFGVTVADINDEVPVFEEREDCTMITEFHQPRETITVVHATDGDDINSPNGRILFSIEGGNEKGPFEIRHIEKTAAEIFAAKPLVGHYGNYSLEVQAQDRGFPPNSVLSHINICVLDLNDHAPQFVSPSENVTIKVPENGTVGSLVIQVRATDQDIGINGAVRYRILKDTLGHWQTFTIDQTTGAILLQKPLDRERQKLYEV, from the exons ATGACTGTGTTGGTGATAGAACCCTGGCAGGAAGAGGTGACGTTGCCTTGGATATTCAGAGTGAGGGAGACTGGCAGAAGACACAAG ATTGATCCAGACACTGGGGTTATTACTGTGGCCTCTGCTCTCAACCGGGAAGAGAGGAGCACCTTCAACCTCCTCATTGAGGCTTGGGACAACTACCAGTTTGG TGTGACAGTTGCTGACATCAATGATGAAGTGCCTGTGTTTGAGGAGCGGGAAGACTGCACCATGATTACCGAGTTTCACCAGCCTCGGGAAACCATCACTGTGGTGCATGCCACTGATGGTGATGACATAAACTCACCCAATGGTAGGATCCTTTTTTCCATTGAAGGTGGAAATGAGAAAG GTCCGTTTGAGATCCGCCATATAGAAAAAACAGCAGCTGAAATATTTGCTGCCAAGCCCCTTGTTGGCCATTATGGAAACTATTCATTGGAGGTTCAAGCACAAGACAGAGGATTCCCACCAAACTCTGTTTTGTCTCATATTAATATATGTGTACTAGACTTGAATGACCATGCTCCACAGTTTGTCTCTCCATCTGAAAATGTTACAATCAAAGTGCCAGAG AATGGTACTGTTGGGAGCCTGGTGATACAGGTGAGAGCTACAGATCAGGACATTGGCATCAATGGAGCAGTCCGTTACAGGATCCTAAAAGACACTTTGGGACACTGGCAGACCTTCACCATAGATCAGACAACAGGAGCCATATTGCTGCAAAAGCCTCttgacagggagagacagaagCTCTATGAG GTTTAG